From the genome of Rathayibacter sp. VKM Ac-2759, one region includes:
- a CDS encoding alpha/beta hydrolase fold domain-containing protein: MTPAVPDALVPLALRLIRANRTFVTAEGARRRIREASLRPAPYGPPPRLRPGVRVDVEQVDGWPVYTIRPRRVLGGVVYAHGGGWVNEIAPQHWWLAARIADEVSVAVTLPIYPLVPFGTALEARDGVLALVRRSLERHGPTSLAGDSAGGQIALSTALALRDEGTVLPGTVLISPALDLTWSNPRIPLVQPTDPWLGTPGGRVLADRWRGDLELVDPVVSPLFGDLAGLGPLTVFTGTRDVLNPDAHVLAGRAAEAGVPLTLHEAAGQLHVYPLLPTRAGLAAQRAVVAALRPHNEG, from the coding sequence GTGACTCCCGCCGTGCCCGATGCCCTCGTTCCGCTCGCGCTGCGGCTGATCCGCGCGAACCGCACCTTCGTCACGGCCGAGGGTGCCCGGCGGAGGATCCGCGAGGCATCGCTGCGACCGGCCCCCTACGGACCGCCCCCGCGCCTGCGGCCCGGGGTGCGGGTCGACGTCGAGCAGGTCGACGGCTGGCCGGTCTACACGATCCGGCCGCGGCGCGTCCTCGGCGGCGTGGTCTACGCGCACGGCGGCGGCTGGGTCAACGAGATCGCGCCGCAGCACTGGTGGCTCGCGGCGCGGATCGCGGACGAGGTGTCGGTCGCGGTGACGCTCCCCATCTATCCGCTCGTGCCGTTCGGCACCGCGCTCGAGGCGCGCGACGGCGTGCTCGCGCTCGTGCGGCGGAGCCTCGAGCGGCACGGCCCGACCTCGCTCGCGGGCGACTCGGCCGGCGGGCAGATCGCGCTGTCGACCGCGCTCGCCCTCCGCGACGAGGGCACCGTCCTGCCCGGCACCGTGCTCATCTCGCCCGCGCTCGATCTCACCTGGAGCAACCCGCGCATCCCGCTCGTGCAGCCGACCGATCCGTGGCTCGGCACCCCTGGCGGCCGCGTCCTGGCGGACCGCTGGCGCGGCGATCTGGAGCTGGTCGACCCGGTGGTGAGCCCCCTCTTCGGCGACCTCGCCGGGCTCGGACCGCTGACGGTGTTCACCGGCACCCGCGACGTGCTGAACCCCGACGCGCACGTGCTCGCGGGGAGGGCCGCGGAGGCGGGGGTGCCGCTGACGCTGCACGAGGCGGCCGGGCAGCTGCACGTCTATCCGCTGCTGCCCACGCGCGCGGGCCTCGCTGCGCAGCGCGCCGTGGTGGCGGCCCTGCGTCCGCACAACGAAGGCTGA
- a CDS encoding AAA family ATPase produces MNLDDLGDRLCIIGPSNSGKSTLAAAIGRARKMPVVHLDQYWHLPGTHWVERGADEFAALHAAAVAGERWVIEGNYSRWLPERLGRATGLIALESTTTATVVRYLRRTWSRQERVGGLEGTRDRVSLAMLRFLLGPSRRSRGRYRRLHDESVIPSVLLPDRAALDAFILRNGLR; encoded by the coding sequence ATGAACCTCGACGACCTCGGCGACCGCCTCTGCATCATCGGCCCCTCGAACAGCGGCAAGTCGACGCTCGCCGCCGCGATCGGCCGTGCCCGCAAGATGCCCGTGGTGCACCTCGACCAGTACTGGCACCTGCCAGGGACGCACTGGGTCGAGCGAGGAGCCGACGAGTTCGCCGCACTGCACGCGGCGGCCGTCGCCGGCGAGCGCTGGGTGATCGAGGGCAACTACTCGCGCTGGCTGCCCGAGCGCCTCGGTCGGGCGACGGGCCTCATCGCACTCGAGTCGACGACGACCGCGACGGTGGTCCGCTACCTCCGCCGCACGTGGAGTCGGCAGGAACGCGTCGGCGGCCTGGAGGGGACCCGCGACCGGGTGAGCCTTGCGATGCTGCGGTTCCTCCTCGGGCCCTCGCGGAGGAGCAGGGGGCGCTATCGACGGCTGCACGACGAGTCGGTCATCCCCTCGGTGCTCCTGCCGGACCGCGCGGCGCTGGACGCCTTCATCCTCAGGAACGGGCTCCGCTGA
- a CDS encoding ABC transporter substrate-binding protein yields the protein MSLRSLLPVAALAASALLLSGCTAASDDTAGGGSATPVADGTLTYASGDAEPTCLDPHVGGNYPQALLATQVLESLVSRDESGAITPWLAESWTVSDDALSYDFTLREGLTFTDGTPLDAEAVAANIAHLQDPATKSSTGYLAVAKVASVEAVSPTVARFTLSAPDSALLESLAQPWTAIESPAGIARGEEANCEAPVGTGPFTVTEWVKQDHVTLTRNDDYDAQAGPTGEGHDGPAYLSSITWRFIPDSATRYAALQAGEVDVIDNAQPDTLASATDASDLVEIDAPRPGSVNRLELNSGQSPFDDESVREAFIRAVGVNDAIDSLFFGTAERSYSPLSSSEATAYSEPSLFEDAGSDDEVAAAEDLLESAGWVDSDGDGIREKDGTPLTLRLPVSTNQSIPAEQSLFEQIQASAKTVGFDVQISLLDLSSWYAALAANEYELVSAPYTKVGPDVLRILYSSSGITPAPSGYFANHAQVSDPALDALLEQASATTDEAERADLYQQAQKIVLDGYWILPLYDQQNHYLHRSAVQGVAALATVSTPWFADAWVS from the coding sequence ATGTCACTGCGCTCTCTCCTCCCCGTCGCCGCTCTCGCCGCGTCCGCCCTCCTCCTGAGCGGCTGCACCGCCGCCTCCGACGACACCGCGGGCGGAGGCTCGGCCACCCCGGTCGCCGACGGCACGCTCACCTACGCGTCCGGCGACGCCGAGCCCACCTGCCTCGACCCGCACGTCGGCGGCAACTACCCGCAGGCGCTGCTCGCCACGCAGGTGCTCGAGTCGCTGGTCTCCCGTGACGAGTCGGGCGCGATCACCCCCTGGCTCGCCGAGTCGTGGACCGTCTCGGACGACGCGCTCAGCTACGACTTCACCCTCCGCGAGGGCCTCACCTTCACCGACGGCACGCCGCTGGACGCGGAGGCGGTCGCCGCGAACATCGCGCACCTCCAGGACCCGGCGACCAAGTCGTCGACCGGCTACCTCGCGGTCGCGAAGGTCGCCTCGGTCGAGGCCGTCTCGCCGACGGTCGCGCGCTTCACCCTCAGCGCCCCCGACAGCGCCCTGCTCGAGTCTCTCGCGCAGCCCTGGACCGCCATCGAGTCGCCCGCCGGCATCGCCCGCGGCGAGGAGGCGAACTGCGAGGCGCCCGTCGGCACCGGCCCGTTCACGGTGACGGAGTGGGTCAAGCAGGACCACGTGACCCTCACCCGCAATGACGACTACGACGCGCAGGCCGGCCCGACCGGCGAGGGGCACGACGGTCCCGCCTACCTCTCGAGCATCACCTGGCGCTTCATCCCCGACTCCGCCACGCGCTACGCCGCGCTGCAGGCGGGCGAGGTCGACGTGATCGACAACGCCCAGCCCGACACGCTCGCGTCCGCGACCGACGCCTCCGACCTCGTCGAGATCGACGCGCCCCGCCCCGGCTCGGTGAACCGCCTCGAGCTCAACTCGGGCCAGTCGCCGTTCGACGACGAGAGCGTGCGGGAGGCGTTCATCCGCGCGGTCGGCGTGAACGACGCGATCGACTCCCTCTTCTTCGGCACCGCCGAGCGCTCGTACTCGCCGCTGTCGAGCAGCGAGGCGACCGCCTACTCCGAGCCCTCGCTCTTCGAGGACGCCGGATCCGACGACGAGGTCGCCGCCGCCGAGGACCTCCTCGAGTCGGCCGGCTGGGTCGACTCCGACGGCGACGGGATCCGCGAGAAGGACGGGACGCCGCTCACCCTGCGCCTGCCCGTGAGCACCAACCAGTCGATCCCGGCCGAGCAGTCGCTGTTCGAGCAGATCCAGGCCTCCGCCAAGACCGTCGGCTTCGACGTGCAGATCAGCCTGCTCGACCTCTCGAGCTGGTACGCGGCGCTCGCGGCGAACGAGTACGAGCTGGTGAGCGCGCCGTACACGAAGGTCGGCCCCGACGTGCTGCGCATCCTGTACTCGTCCTCGGGCATCACCCCGGCGCCGAGCGGGTACTTCGCGAACCACGCCCAGGTGTCCGACCCGGCCCTCGACGCCCTGCTGGAGCAGGCGAGCGCGACGACCGACGAGGCCGAGCGCGCCGACCTGTACCAGCAGGCGCAGAAGATCGTGCTCGACGGCTACTGGATCCTGCCGCTGTACGACCAGCAGAACCACTACCTGCACCGCTCGGCCGTGCAGGGCGTCGCCGCCCTGGCGACCGTCTCGACCCCGTGGTTCGCGGACGCCTGGGTCTCGTAA
- the rhaI gene encoding L-rhamnose isomerase encodes MTALSPDILSQLEQQAIELPSWAFGNSGTRFKVFSTPGTPRTIEEKIADAAKVNELTGLAPSVALHIPWDRVDDYAALGDHAASLGVSLGTINSNTFQDDDYKFGSLTHSDPVIRQKAIDHHLACIDIMDATGSRDLKIWLADGSNYPGQQDIRGRQDRLADSLAAIYERLGTTQRLVLEYKFFEPAFYHTDVPDWGTSYAHVAALGDRALVCLDTGHHAPGTNIEFIVAQLLRLGKLGSFDFNSRFYADDDLIVGAADPFQLFRILFEVVRGGGYGPDSPVAFMLDQCHNVEDKIPGQIRSVLNVQEMTARALLVDRAALEEAQLAGDVLGANGIFMDAFYSDVRPALAEWRSSRGLPADPMAAYAASGHAQAIADERVGGTQSSWGA; translated from the coding sequence GTGACCGCTCTCAGCCCCGACATCCTCAGCCAGCTCGAGCAGCAGGCGATCGAGCTGCCCTCCTGGGCGTTCGGAAACTCCGGGACCCGCTTCAAGGTCTTCTCGACCCCGGGCACCCCGCGCACCATCGAGGAGAAGATCGCGGACGCCGCGAAGGTCAACGAGCTGACCGGCCTCGCCCCGAGCGTCGCGCTGCACATCCCGTGGGACAGGGTCGACGACTACGCGGCGCTGGGCGACCACGCCGCCTCGCTCGGAGTGAGCCTCGGCACCATCAACTCGAACACGTTCCAGGACGACGACTACAAGTTCGGGTCGCTGACCCACTCCGACCCCGTGATCCGTCAGAAGGCGATCGACCACCACCTCGCGTGCATCGACATCATGGACGCGACCGGGTCGCGCGACCTCAAGATCTGGCTGGCGGACGGCTCGAACTACCCGGGCCAGCAGGACATCCGCGGCCGCCAGGACCGACTCGCCGACTCGCTCGCCGCGATCTACGAGCGCCTCGGCACCACCCAGCGCCTCGTGCTCGAGTACAAGTTCTTCGAGCCCGCCTTCTACCACACCGATGTGCCGGACTGGGGCACCTCCTACGCCCACGTCGCCGCGCTCGGCGACCGCGCACTGGTCTGCCTCGACACCGGCCACCACGCGCCCGGCACCAACATCGAGTTCATCGTCGCCCAGCTGCTGCGCCTCGGGAAGCTCGGCTCGTTCGACTTCAACTCGCGCTTCTACGCCGACGACGACCTCATCGTCGGCGCGGCCGACCCGTTCCAGCTCTTCCGCATCCTCTTCGAGGTGGTCCGCGGAGGCGGCTACGGGCCCGACTCGCCCGTCGCCTTCATGCTCGACCAGTGCCACAACGTCGAGGACAAGATCCCCGGCCAGATCCGCTCGGTGCTGAACGTGCAGGAGATGACGGCGCGCGCGCTGCTCGTCGACCGCGCTGCCCTCGAGGAGGCGCAGCTCGCCGGCGATGTGCTCGGCGCGAACGGCATCTTCATGGACGCGTTCTACTCCGACGTGCGCCCGGCGCTGGCCGAGTGGCGCTCCTCCCGCGGCCTGCCGGCCGACCCGATGGCGGCCTACGCCGCGTCGGGCCACGCGCAGGCGATCGCCGACGAGCGCGTCGGCGGCACGCAGTCGAGCTGGGGCGCCTGA
- a CDS encoding ABC transporter permease, translating into MSELELRVPRNRAGRLRPGEVLALVFVALLLASALAPGLLAPADPLAVAPTEAFGPPSPAHLLGTDESGRDVLSRLIAGAGASLLIGASATAIGLALGAVLGVVAAFGGRFVDGVIGRVLEVLFAFPALLLALLVIVVTGPGVVPATIAVGLSTAPGYARILRTQLLGIRDSGYVEAARVLGHPPLRILVGTVLPNTFGPLAVLATLGVGQAIVWASALSYLGLGAEPPAPEWGAMLSAGRTYLASAWWLTVFPGLVIVLTTLATTVLGGRLRGAR; encoded by the coding sequence ATGAGCGAGCTCGAGCTGCGCGTGCCCCGGAACCGCGCCGGCCGCCTCCGCCCGGGTGAGGTGCTGGCCCTCGTCTTCGTCGCGCTGCTGCTCGCCTCCGCGCTCGCCCCCGGCCTCCTGGCGCCCGCCGATCCGCTCGCGGTCGCGCCGACGGAGGCGTTCGGCCCGCCGTCGCCCGCGCACCTGCTCGGCACCGACGAGTCGGGCCGCGACGTGCTCAGCCGCCTGATCGCCGGTGCCGGCGCCTCCCTCCTGATCGGCGCGAGCGCGACCGCGATCGGGCTCGCGCTCGGCGCGGTGCTCGGAGTGGTCGCCGCGTTCGGCGGGCGGTTCGTCGACGGCGTGATCGGGCGGGTCCTCGAGGTGCTGTTCGCGTTCCCCGCCCTGCTGCTCGCGCTGCTGGTGATCGTGGTCACGGGCCCCGGAGTGGTCCCCGCGACGATCGCGGTCGGCCTCTCGACCGCCCCCGGCTACGCCCGCATCCTGCGCACGCAGCTGCTGGGCATCCGCGACTCCGGATACGTCGAGGCGGCGCGCGTGCTCGGCCACCCGCCGCTGCGGATCCTCGTCGGCACCGTGCTGCCCAACACCTTCGGCCCGTTGGCGGTGCTCGCGACCCTCGGAGTCGGCCAGGCGATCGTCTGGGCATCGGCGCTCAGCTACCTGGGCCTCGGCGCCGAGCCGCCCGCTCCGGAGTGGGGCGCGATGCTGTCGGCCGGCCGCACCTACCTCGCGAGCGCGTGGTGGCTGACGGTGTTCCCGGGGCTCGTGATCGTGCTGACGACGCTCGCGACGACGGTGCTCGGCGGGCGACTGCGGGGTGCGCGGTGA
- a CDS encoding cation transporter, whose protein sequence is MTALTDDRRTLLRRRVRLLVAATIGYNLVEAVVALSAGAAASSTALIGFGLDSGIEVLSAAAVAWQFTRTDPERYEKGTLRVIAVAFFALAAYVTVSSVLALAGAREAEHSPLGLVITALSVVVMPFLSFAERRTGRELGSASVVADSKQTLVCTWLSAAVLIGLVLDGLLGWWWADPVAGLVIVVFALREGVEAWRGDACATSVGMVLEED, encoded by the coding sequence GTGACCGCGCTCACGGACGACCGCCGCACGCTGCTCCGCCGCCGGGTGCGCCTCCTGGTCGCGGCGACCATCGGCTACAACCTCGTCGAGGCCGTCGTCGCCCTGAGCGCGGGCGCCGCGGCGTCCTCGACCGCGCTGATCGGCTTCGGACTCGACTCGGGCATCGAGGTGCTCTCGGCCGCCGCGGTCGCCTGGCAGTTCACGCGGACGGACCCGGAGCGCTACGAGAAGGGCACGCTGCGGGTGATCGCCGTGGCCTTCTTCGCGCTGGCCGCCTACGTCACCGTCTCGTCGGTGCTGGCGCTCGCGGGTGCCCGGGAGGCGGAGCACAGCCCCCTCGGACTCGTCATCACCGCGCTGAGCGTCGTCGTGATGCCGTTCCTGTCGTTCGCCGAGCGCCGCACCGGCCGCGAGCTCGGCTCGGCGAGCGTGGTGGCCGATTCGAAGCAGACCCTGGTCTGCACCTGGCTCTCGGCCGCGGTGCTGATCGGGCTGGTGCTCGACGGCCTGCTCGGCTGGTGGTGGGCCGACCCGGTCGCGGGCCTCGTGATCGTCGTCTTCGCGCTGCGCGAGGGCGTGGAGGCGTGGCGCGGCGACGCGTGCGCCACCTCCGTCGGCATGGTGCTCGAGGAGGACTGA
- a CDS encoding metalloregulator ArsR/SmtB family transcription factor — protein MPATLPATLPVTATLTHTAALARLGSALSDPTRASILLMLREAPAFPSDLADALDVSRQVMSNHLACLRGCGLVAAIPEGRRTWYRLADAHLAPALDDLLRVVLYVDPDCCAGEGCTCS, from the coding sequence GTGCCCGCGACCCTTCCCGCCACCCTCCCCGTCACCGCGACGCTCACCCACACCGCCGCACTCGCCCGCCTGGGCTCGGCGCTGTCGGATCCGACCCGCGCGAGCATCCTGCTGATGCTGCGCGAGGCGCCGGCGTTCCCCTCCGACCTCGCCGACGCGCTCGACGTCTCGCGGCAGGTGATGTCGAACCACCTCGCGTGCCTGCGCGGCTGCGGCCTGGTCGCGGCGATCCCGGAGGGGCGGCGCACCTGGTACCGCCTCGCCGATGCGCACCTCGCCCCCGCGCTCGACGACCTGCTGCGCGTCGTGCTCTACGTCGACCCCGACTGCTGCGCGGGCGAGGGGTGCACCTGCTCGTGA
- a CDS encoding ABC transporter ATP-binding protein — MSAVVVEGLRVAFDGVEVVHGVSFRVEPGECVAIVGESGSGKSVTARALLGLGGGAVSGSIRVGDQEVVGAGERALRRLRGSAVGFVPQDALQSLDPLRPIGREIGDVLRLHARLLAAESSRRVAEALASVGMPDPVERMRDRSGELSGGLRQRALLASAVVLDPPLLVADEPTTALDVTVQARVLELFAEQKARGRALLLVSHDLAVVAGLADRILVLADGRVVEEGTAEQVLRAPVSAEARALVAAVPAGRPRGSRLTGPDAPLAPPAPPGEVVLSASGLVARFGARTAVDGVDLELRRGETLGLVGESGSGKSTVARLLLALRRPDEGSVEFLSEQWSEAPERERRPRRPRIGAIYQDSLSSFDPRWSVGRLLRDAGGRGDGPHASAPELLTSVGLSPALERRSPRTLSGGQRQRVSIARALASRPDVLICDEPVSALDVSVQAQILDLLDDLQRRYGLALLLISHDLGVIAHMSDRIAVMRDGRLVESGPAASVLGAPREEYTRRLLADAPRLDP; from the coding sequence GTGAGCGCGGTCGTCGTGGAGGGCCTCCGGGTCGCGTTCGACGGCGTCGAGGTCGTGCACGGCGTCTCGTTCCGCGTCGAGCCCGGCGAGTGCGTCGCGATCGTCGGCGAGTCCGGCTCGGGCAAGAGCGTCACCGCCCGGGCGCTGCTCGGGCTCGGCGGAGGCGCGGTGTCGGGCAGCATCCGGGTGGGCGATCAGGAGGTGGTCGGCGCGGGCGAGCGGGCGCTGCGCCGCCTCCGCGGATCCGCCGTCGGCTTCGTGCCGCAGGACGCCCTGCAGTCGCTCGACCCGCTGCGTCCGATCGGGCGCGAGATCGGAGACGTGCTCCGCCTGCACGCGCGGCTGCTGGCGGCGGAGTCGTCGCGCCGGGTCGCGGAGGCGCTCGCGAGCGTCGGCATGCCCGACCCCGTCGAGCGGATGCGCGACCGCTCGGGCGAGCTGTCGGGCGGCCTCCGCCAGCGCGCCCTGCTCGCCTCCGCCGTCGTGCTCGACCCGCCGCTGCTCGTCGCCGACGAGCCGACGACGGCGCTCGACGTCACCGTGCAGGCGCGCGTGCTCGAGCTGTTCGCCGAGCAGAAGGCGCGCGGCCGGGCGCTGCTGCTGGTGTCGCACGACCTCGCCGTCGTGGCCGGGCTCGCCGACCGCATCCTGGTGCTCGCCGACGGCCGCGTGGTCGAGGAGGGGACCGCCGAGCAGGTGCTGCGCGCGCCGGTCAGCGCCGAGGCGCGCGCCCTCGTCGCCGCGGTCCCGGCCGGGCGTCCGCGCGGGTCCCGGCTCACCGGCCCCGACGCGCCCCTCGCCCCGCCCGCGCCGCCCGGCGAGGTCGTGCTGAGCGCCTCCGGACTCGTCGCGCGCTTCGGCGCCCGGACCGCCGTCGACGGCGTCGACCTCGAGCTGCGGCGCGGCGAGACCCTCGGGCTGGTCGGCGAGTCGGGCTCGGGCAAGAGCACGGTGGCCCGCCTGCTGCTGGCGCTGCGCCGGCCCGACGAGGGGTCGGTCGAGTTCCTGAGCGAGCAGTGGTCGGAGGCGCCCGAGCGCGAGCGCCGCCCCCGACGGCCCCGCATCGGCGCGATCTACCAGGACAGCCTCTCGTCGTTCGATCCGCGCTGGAGCGTGGGCCGCCTCCTGCGCGACGCGGGTGGCCGCGGCGACGGGCCGCACGCCTCCGCGCCCGAGCTGCTGACGAGCGTGGGCCTCTCGCCGGCGCTCGAGCGGCGCTCGCCGCGGACCCTCTCGGGCGGGCAGCGGCAGCGCGTCTCGATCGCCCGCGCCCTGGCCTCGCGCCCCGACGTGCTGATCTGCGACGAGCCGGTGTCGGCGCTCGACGTCTCGGTGCAGGCGCAGATCCTCGACCTGCTCGACGACCTGCAGCGCCGCTACGGACTCGCGCTGCTGCTGATCTCGCACGACCTCGGCGTGATCGCGCACATGAGCGACCGCATCGCGGTGATGCGCGACGGCCGCCTCGTCGAGTCCGGCCCGGCCGCCTCCGTGCTCGGCGCGCCCCGCGAGGAGTACACCCGCCGGCTGCTGGCCGACGCCCCGCGCCTCGACCCGTGA
- a CDS encoding LacI family DNA-binding transcriptional regulator has translation MPSVSIRDVAARAGVSVGTVSNVLNRPEKVGDESVQRVQEAIAELGFVRNDAARQLRAGRSRSVGLVVLDAGNPFFSELARGAQARAAEAGLSVLLASTDSDAAREDSYLDLFEEQRVSGVLISPQGEESARLARLRAHGIPCVLVDRESRDPAFSSVAVDDIAGGRLAVEHLLQLGRRRIAVIGGPESVRQVADRISGARQAVAAVEGATLEEIPTEALSVLAGREAGRAIAERDASARPDAVFCANDLLAVGVLQALVLLGEIRVPEDVALIGYDDIAFATATVVPLSSIRQPSALIGATAVELLLEQEPRQVVFQPELVVRASTSG, from the coding sequence GTGCCGTCCGTGAGCATCCGCGACGTCGCCGCCCGCGCCGGAGTGTCGGTGGGCACCGTGTCGAACGTGCTCAACCGGCCCGAGAAGGTCGGCGACGAGTCGGTCCAGCGCGTGCAGGAGGCGATCGCCGAGCTCGGCTTCGTCCGCAACGACGCGGCGCGGCAGCTCCGGGCCGGCCGCAGCCGCAGCGTCGGGCTCGTCGTGCTCGACGCCGGCAACCCCTTCTTCTCCGAGCTCGCGCGCGGCGCCCAGGCGAGGGCCGCGGAGGCGGGACTCTCAGTGTTGCTCGCGAGTACCGACTCCGACGCCGCCCGCGAGGACTCGTACCTCGACCTCTTCGAGGAGCAGCGCGTCAGCGGGGTCCTCATCTCGCCGCAGGGGGAGGAGTCGGCGCGGCTCGCCCGCCTCCGCGCGCACGGCATCCCCTGCGTGCTCGTGGACCGCGAGTCGAGGGACCCCGCGTTCTCCTCCGTGGCGGTCGACGACATCGCCGGCGGCCGCCTCGCCGTCGAGCACCTGCTGCAGCTCGGCCGCCGCCGCATCGCGGTGATCGGCGGTCCGGAGTCGGTCCGCCAGGTCGCCGATCGGATCTCGGGAGCGCGGCAGGCGGTCGCCGCCGTCGAGGGGGCGACCCTGGAGGAGATCCCGACGGAGGCGCTCTCGGTGCTCGCCGGGCGCGAGGCCGGGCGCGCGATCGCCGAGCGCGACGCCTCCGCCCGCCCCGATGCGGTCTTCTGCGCGAACGACCTGCTCGCGGTCGGCGTGCTGCAGGCGCTGGTGCTGCTCGGCGAGATCCGGGTGCCGGAGGACGTGGCGCTGATCGGCTACGACGACATCGCGTTCGCGACGGCGACGGTCGTGCCGCTGTCGAGCATCCGGCAGCCGAGTGCGCTGATCGGGGCGACGGCCGTCGAGCTGCTGCTCGAGCAGGAGCCGCGCCAGGTCGTCTTCCAGCCCGAGCTCGTCGTCCGCGCCTCCACCTCCGGCTGA
- a CDS encoding L-rhamnose mutarotase: MTSDTPLTRACFQLRVKPERLAEYRERHAAVWPDMLRALKASGWNNYSLFVSDDGLLIGYVETPSLADAQAAMAETEVNARWQAEMAEFFVDLDGAPDEGFLPLTEVFHLEDQLATTQTEGTAP, translated from the coding sequence ATGACGAGTGACACCCCCCTCACCCGGGCCTGCTTCCAGCTCCGCGTGAAGCCCGAGCGGCTCGCCGAGTACCGCGAGCGCCACGCCGCCGTCTGGCCCGACATGCTCCGGGCGCTGAAGGCCTCCGGCTGGAACAACTACTCGCTGTTCGTCAGCGACGACGGCCTCCTGATCGGCTACGTCGAGACTCCGTCGCTCGCCGACGCGCAGGCAGCGATGGCCGAGACCGAGGTGAACGCGCGCTGGCAGGCCGAGATGGCCGAGTTCTTCGTCGACCTCGACGGCGCGCCCGACGAGGGCTTCCTCCCGCTCACCGAGGTCTTCCACCTCGAGGACCAGCTCGCCACCACACAGACAGAAGGAACCGCACCGTGA
- a CDS encoding ABC transporter permease — protein MIRRVLVRLGGALVVLWAVATAVFFLIRLIPGDPAQAILGGPGSQASPEALAAVRVEYGLDQPLLVQYLTQLGRLARGDLGTSYSLRTPVVDLLGQQLPGTLLLAALALAAAWILALATALWSTRGGRVAAAIGAGLELTAAALPHFWLATVLIAVFATALRWLPPVSTNTPNGLVLPALTLAIPLAGFLGQVMRRSLLDALESPFVLAARARGEGELGIRLRHALRHAVLPGVSLSGWAFGYLIGGAVVVETIFARPGLGRTLLSAVTVRDVPVVTGVVLVTALAYIVVTLATDLVTRLVDPRLAREARA, from the coding sequence ATGATCCGTCGCGTGCTCGTGCGCCTCGGCGGCGCCCTCGTCGTGCTGTGGGCCGTCGCCACGGCGGTCTTCTTCCTCATCCGGCTCATCCCCGGCGACCCGGCGCAGGCGATCCTGGGCGGCCCGGGCTCGCAGGCGTCTCCGGAGGCGCTCGCCGCCGTCCGCGTCGAGTACGGACTCGACCAGCCGCTCCTCGTGCAGTACCTCACGCAGCTCGGCCGCCTCGCCCGCGGTGACCTCGGCACCTCCTACTCCCTCCGCACCCCGGTGGTCGACCTGCTCGGGCAGCAGCTGCCCGGCACCCTGCTGCTGGCCGCCCTCGCCCTCGCCGCTGCGTGGATCCTCGCGCTCGCGACCGCCCTCTGGTCGACCCGCGGCGGGCGGGTCGCCGCCGCGATCGGCGCCGGACTCGAGTTGACGGCCGCCGCCCTGCCGCACTTCTGGCTGGCGACCGTGCTGATCGCGGTCTTCGCGACCGCGCTCCGCTGGCTGCCTCCGGTGAGCACCAACACTCCGAACGGGCTCGTGCTGCCGGCCCTCACCCTCGCGATCCCGCTCGCCGGATTCCTCGGGCAGGTGATGCGCCGCTCCCTGCTCGACGCGCTCGAGTCGCCCTTCGTCCTGGCCGCCCGCGCGCGCGGCGAGGGCGAGCTCGGGATCCGCCTGCGCCACGCCCTGCGCCACGCGGTGCTGCCGGGAGTCTCGCTCTCGGGCTGGGCGTTCGGCTACCTGATCGGCGGAGCCGTCGTCGTCGAGACGATCTTCGCGAGGCCGGGTCTGGGCCGCACCCTGCTCTCGGCGGTGACCGTCCGCGACGTTCCGGTCGTGACGGGCGTCGTGCTCGTCACCGCGCTCGCCTACATCGTCGTGACGCTGGCGACCGACCTCGTGACGCGCCTGGTCGACCCCCGGCTGGCCCGGGAGGCGCGCGCATGA